The Aurantiacibacter gangjinensis genome includes a region encoding these proteins:
- a CDS encoding DUF1467 family protein, translating to MAITSVIAIYALFWVMSAFLLLPFGVRTADEAGVEKIPGQADSAPVNFRPGRVVLRATILSAALTALYIANWFEGWITIDDINIWGTPPS from the coding sequence ATGGCAATCACTTCTGTCATTGCGATCTATGCGCTCTTCTGGGTGATGAGCGCGTTCCTGCTCCTGCCATTCGGCGTCCGCACGGCGGACGAGGCGGGGGTGGAAAAAATCCCCGGGCAGGCGGACAGCGCCCCGGTCAACTTCCGGCCCGGGCGGGTGGTGTTGCGCGCCACTATTCTCAGCGCGGCGCTGACAGCGCTCTACATCGCCAACTGGTTCGAGGGTTGGATAACCATCGACGATATCAACATTTGGGGCACGCCGCCGAGCTAA